The following nucleotide sequence is from Penaeus monodon isolate SGIC_2016 unplaced genomic scaffold, NSTDA_Pmon_1 PmonScaffold_5072, whole genome shotgun sequence.
TACAGCGTTTAGGAAGGTTGGGATTGTATGCTCTTTGTGTTCAATCTGCAATGCTACTAGTGATTAGCAATCGGCCCCCACTCTGGATGTTGTATGAACACCTTACTGCCGCAGCCTAAGGCGCGATCCTGAGGGAGTGTTAAGTGAATCTGGCCCTAATGTTTTCTCCTTTCACCAGCAACTTCATACACTTTGTAATTTCTTGGTCTGAATTGGGGCTATTTAATGCATAGTGTCATTGTTGATTAATGTGACAccatatcttttgtttttaattcaacAAAATTGCAGTTGTACTCCGTGGGGTGAACTGCGAATCACCACTCAAAGGCTTGCATCCTGTCCAAGGCCTGGTTCAAGATGGTCGAGAACTTGCTGCAGTAATCATGTTACTTTACTCTTGTTCAGACTTGAGGAAGATTGAACCCTTtctatgtaattttatttattagtatttttcatgGTGTGGTCTAGTGTAAAGACTCTTATGTAAGGATTTGAACTTATCATTTCCTTTCCGATCCATAAAGCACGTGCCTGCATTTTCCTCTCAAACCAAAATAGCAAAGACCAGGAAGGGGAAGACTTAGGAAACATAAAGTTGGCATTAGATGTCTCAAGATCCACAGCTTCCCCAGTACTCCTGGAATTGCTTCAGTGCAAGAGCAAGGTTGCTTTCACATACCAGTTGGTACCAGTGAGACTAAGTTCATTTGATATTGTTGATTTACTTGAATAGTTTAGATTTGTATTTTACAGGAACTCTTTGATGAGGTGTTTCAGCCAAGACCAGAAGACGGCGATGTGAGTGTCTTCTGCTATGCAGAGTTTAAGCTTAGACTGATGGGCTATTCATGCCTCATCCCTGGATTCTCCACATTACTGGCAAACCTAATTTTGCCAGATAGGGTTGAAGATATCGCCAGTGTACGTACATCCATTAATCTAAGTTGATTGGTGTTTTTGTTAGTAATCAAGTTTCCTAAGGGCTATTGATACATTGGGTTAGCGAAGTTTGAAGCTTGTGTCACTTAACTGAATGCTGTATTTCCAGCAGACCCATGACTCGGTGAAATGGGAGAAAGAATACAACTTTGGCAAAACCTCCCTTATCTGCAATACCCGTTTGTCTAAGTGTTTGAAAACATGACATTGTATGAGGCTGTTGAGTAAGTATTATTTAGAATTGATaatgttttatctatataatggacactgataataataaatagacacaAGTATATCCTATTTTCCTTTAACTCTCAACAGATATGCCACAAGAAGTTTGGGGCTCATCCTTTTAGGTATC
It contains:
- the LOC119571084 gene encoding potassium channel subfamily U member 1-like, coding for MTVLRNKFSVYAYCVLWPPEHTEDPYFIKQGLKRMLTWSFLGDCTPWGELRITTQRLASCPRPGSRWSRTCCRFELIISFPIHKARACIFLSNQNSKDQEGEDLGNIKLALDVSRSTASPVLLELLQCKSKELFDEVFQPRPEDGDVSVFCYAEFKLRLMGYSCLIPGFSTLLANLILPDRVEDIASQTHDSVKWEKEYNFGKTSLICNTRLSKCLKT